AAAGCGCTTTTAAAAAACAACCGCCCAAACCGATTCATGGAGTTCATGCAGCCCACGTGGCAGGAGGTGGACGCGATGTGCGCCGAGCTTGCGTCCATGGTCCGCGAGTTCAGGCCTGACTGGATTGTCGGCATCTCTAGAGGCGGCCTGGTTCCTGCACGGCTTCTCTCGGACGTGCTGGCGAACCACAACGTCACCACCATACGGATAGAGTTCTACAAGACGATAGGCGAAACCAGCGGGTTCCCTAACATCACCCAGCCGCTCCAGGTCGACGTGAAGGGGAAAAAGGTGCTGCTCGTGGACGATGTCGCGGATACTGGAAGGAGCCTTGCGGTAGCTAAGGAGCACGTGAAAAGGGCAGGAGCCTCGGAGGTGAAGATAGCCGCGCTCCACTGCAAGCCAGGCAGCATAGTGGTTCCTGATTACTGCATAGGGCAAACCACAGCTTGGATAATCTACCCCTGGGAGGTTCGCGAGACCGAGCGGGAGAGGAAAAAAACCGGAAAGTAGGTGGTGCCCGTGAGGAAATACCTTGGATACGCGCTCTACATGGGCTTGTGCGCCCTTTTCATACTGCCCATATTCATAACCCCGTTCCTGCCTGCGCTCGGGGCGCCCGGGCTGTTCACGATTATGCAGAACCTGTACGCCCCGACCTGCCACCAGCTCGCTTCGCGCTCAATCTGCTATTTCAGCGACGGAACCATTGACGATTGCGCGAGAAACGGCACTGCGGTTTCAGGAAGGCAGAGCGAGATGCATTTCGACTCCATATATGGGTACAAGTTCCCGGTATGCTCGAGGGATGTCGCGATATACGGAGCGATGCTCCTCGGAGGCCTGCTCTTTCCGTTCGCGAAAAGGATTGACGACAGAATCGTGCCTCCGCTCATCTATTTCGCGGTTGCGCTCGTGCCCATCGCCCTGGACGGCGGAACGCAGCTCATAGGGCTCAGGGAAAGCACCAACCTGCTCAGGATGATAACCGGGTTCATAGCTGGTTTCGCTGTCCCTTTCTACATGATACCGATGATAAACACGTTCGTGCTAGGGCCGGGCAGGGAAACGCGCGTAAATCGAAGTCAGGATTCGCAAATAAGGTAAGAAAACTGAAAAAGCGAAACGAGAAAATTGCGATAAATGAAGGCATTCGAGGTTTAAACAGCTAGAGCAATTTTTTCGGCATTTGTAAATTGCGAGATACGAACACGATACGATTTACAAATACAATGAAAATCTATCTAAGTCGCACTGATTCCATGTCCAGAGGCGCGCTCACATTGCGCTTGAGCATCATGGCCGCGCTTTTCGCGAGGTCGTCGGTCTTGTTCCAGTCGCCGTGCATGGTGAATATGCGCTCCGGCGTGGGCATGGTGTTCTTCAGGAACGCGAGGAGCTGCCGCCTGTCGCTGTGGCCTGAGAACCCCTCCACGGTCTCGATGCGCATGTTTATCTTCATTATCTCGGTCCTCCCGTCCTCGCCTATCACCGGGATTTCCTTCATCCCCTTCTGCACCTTAGAACCAAGGGAGAGGGCGCTCTGGTATCCTACGAAAACCATGCTGTTCTTCGGCTCGCCGGCCATCAGCCTGAAATACTCGTAGCTCGGGCCGCCGTTGAGCATTCCCGAGGGGGCGAGTATTATGCACGGCTCGCCGCTTTCCACTATCGCCTTCTTGTCCTCCCCTTTCGCGACCTTTATCATCGGCGACTCGAAGGGGCTCTGGTTTGAGAGTATGCGCTTCTGCAGGCTCTCCCGCAGGTATTCCGGATAGGCGGTGTGTATCGCGCTCGCCTCGAGCACCATGCCGTCTATGTACAGCGGCACGTTGAAATCAGGGTTCCGCTTGTAGAAATCTTCG
This genomic window from Candidatus Micrarchaeia archaeon contains:
- a CDS encoding phosphoribosyltransferase → MEFMQPTWQEVDAMCAELASMVREFRPDWIVGISRGGLVPARLLSDVLANHNVTTIRIEFYKTIGETSGFPNITQPLQVDVKGKKVLLVDDVADTGRSLAVAKEHVKRAGASEVKIAALHCKPGSIVVPDYCIGQTTAWIIYPWEVRETERERKKTGK
- a CDS encoding DUF2085 domain-containing protein, which translates into the protein MRKYLGYALYMGLCALFILPIFITPFLPALGAPGLFTIMQNLYAPTCHQLASRSICYFSDGTIDDCARNGTAVSGRQSEMHFDSIYGYKFPVCSRDVAIYGAMLLGGLLFPFAKRIDDRIVPPLIYFAVALVPIALDGGTQLIGLRESTNLLRMITGFIAGFAVPFYMIPMINTFVLGPGRETRVNRSQDSQIR